The Chryseobacterium aureum genome contains a region encoding:
- the atpA gene encoding F0F1 ATP synthase subunit alpha, with protein sequence MAEINPAEVSAILKQQLANFDTQSNVEEVGTVLTIGDGIARVYGLENVQYGELVKFSSDVEGIVLNLEEDNVGVALLGESKLVKEGDTVRRTNRISSIKVGEGMLGRVVDTLGNPIDGKGPITGDLYEMPLERKAPGVIFRQPVTEPLQSGIVAIDAMIPVGRGQRELIIGDRQTGKTTVAIDTIINQKEFYDAGQPVYCIYVAIGQKASTVAQIVKTLSDKGALAYTVIVAANASDPVPMQVYSAMAGASIGEFFRDTGRPALIVYDDLSKQAVAYRELSLLLRRPPGREAYPGDVFYLHSRLLERAAKVIADDNIAKQMNDLPESLKPIVKGGGSLTALPIIETQAGDVSAYIPTNVISITDGQIFLESDLFNSGVRPAINVGISVSRVGGNAQIKSMKKVSGTLKLDQAQYKELEAFAKFGSDLDASTLAVISKGERNVEILKQPVNAPLPVESQVAIVYAGTENLMRNVPLNKIKEFQHEYIEFLRSKHPDTMAAIKAGKIDNDITGVLKQAANDLASKYN encoded by the coding sequence ATGGCAGAAATAAATCCGGCAGAAGTATCTGCGATCTTAAAACAGCAATTGGCCAACTTCGATACTCAATCCAACGTTGAGGAAGTAGGTACAGTTTTAACCATCGGTGATGGTATTGCTCGTGTATACGGGTTAGAAAACGTACAATACGGAGAGTTGGTGAAATTTTCTAGTGATGTAGAAGGTATTGTACTTAACCTTGAAGAAGACAACGTAGGTGTTGCTTTATTAGGTGAAAGTAAATTAGTAAAAGAAGGTGATACAGTAAGAAGAACAAACAGAATCTCTTCTATCAAAGTAGGAGAAGGTATGTTAGGAAGAGTAGTAGATACTCTTGGTAACCCAATCGATGGTAAAGGTCCTATTACTGGGGATTTATACGAAATGCCATTGGAAAGAAAGGCTCCTGGAGTTATCTTCAGACAGCCGGTAACTGAGCCTTTACAATCTGGTATCGTGGCAATTGATGCGATGATTCCTGTAGGAAGAGGTCAGAGAGAGCTTATCATTGGTGACAGACAGACAGGTAAAACTACTGTTGCTATTGATACGATCATCAACCAAAAAGAATTCTATGATGCTGGTCAGCCAGTATATTGTATATATGTTGCTATCGGTCAGAAAGCTTCTACTGTAGCACAAATCGTTAAAACCCTTTCTGATAAAGGAGCTTTAGCGTACACAGTTATCGTTGCGGCTAACGCATCAGATCCGGTTCCAATGCAGGTGTATTCTGCAATGGCAGGAGCTTCTATCGGTGAGTTCTTCAGAGACACTGGTAGACCGGCGCTTATCGTTTATGATGATTTATCCAAACAAGCTGTAGCTTACCGTGAGCTTTCTCTACTATTGAGAAGACCACCGGGCCGTGAAGCTTACCCTGGAGACGTTTTCTATCTTCACTCAAGACTATTGGAAAGAGCGGCAAAAGTAATCGCTGATGATAACATTGCTAAGCAGATGAACGATTTGCCGGAGTCTCTTAAGCCAATCGTAAAAGGTGGTGGTTCATTAACAGCCCTTCCAATTATCGAAACTCAGGCTGGTGACGTTTCTGCCTATATCCCTACAAACGTAATCTCTATTACAGACGGACAGATCTTCTTGGAGTCTGATCTATTCAACTCAGGGGTTCGTCCAGCGATCAACGTTGGTATCTCTGTATCGAGAGTAGGAGGTAACGCTCAGATCAAATCAATGAAAAAAGTATCTGGTACATTAAAACTTGACCAGGCTCAATATAAAGAACTTGAGGCATTTGCTAAATTCGGTTCTGACCTTGATGCTTCTACATTGGCAGTAATCTCTAAAGGAGAAAGAAACGTAGAGATCCTTAAGCAGCCGGTAAACGCACCACTTCCTGTAGAAAGCCAGGTAGCAATCGTATACGCAGGAACAGAAAACTTAATGAGAAACGTTCCTTTGAACAAGATTAAAGAATTCCAACACGAATACATCGAGTTCCTAAGATCTAAGCACCCAGATACAATGGCTGCGATCAAGGCTGGAAAAATCGATAACGATATTACAGGTGTTCTTAAGCAGGCAGCTAATGATTTAGCTTCTAAATACAACTAA
- the atpE gene encoding ATP synthase F0 subunit C — MEIPKIVGAGIVVLGVGIGLGKIGAAALEAIARQPEQSGKIQTAMLIAAALVEGVAFAALFAVN; from the coding sequence ATGGAAATCCCTAAAATTGTAGGTGCTGGTATCGTAGTACTAGGTGTAGGTATCGGTCTTGGTAAAATCGGAGCTGCTGCTCTTGAAGCTATCGCTAGACAGCCTGAGCAATCTGGAAAAATCCAAACAGCTATGCTTATCGCAGCTGCACTTGTAGAAGGTGTTGCGTTTGCTGCTCTATTCGCAGTAAACTAA
- the atpH gene encoding ATP synthase F1 subunit delta: MLTSKVAKRYAQGLLDFTNESGQTATVFSEMKDVVKIMKESADLNKFFMTPYIDSKKKIEVASEIFKGLSVSSQNLIRLVIKHGRENQLKNIAQEFINKVEDLSGIQRVTLTTATPLSKENLDQILRSTHLVNADSNFDLKVIVKPEILGGYVLRVGDQQVDASVKTKLNQVKKDFQLN, translated from the coding sequence ATGCTTACATCTAAAGTAGCTAAAAGATACGCACAAGGTTTACTTGATTTCACGAATGAGTCAGGTCAGACGGCTACTGTATTTTCTGAAATGAAAGATGTAGTAAAGATCATGAAAGAGTCTGCGGACTTAAATAAATTTTTCATGACTCCTTATATCGATTCTAAAAAGAAAATAGAAGTAGCAAGCGAAATTTTCAAAGGTTTATCTGTTTCTTCTCAGAACCTGATCAGATTGGTCATTAAGCACGGTCGTGAGAACCAATTGAAAAATATCGCTCAGGAATTCATCAACAAAGTTGAAGACCTTAGTGGTATACAGAGAGTAACGCTTACTACGGCAACTCCGCTTTCAAAAGAAAACCTTGACCAGATTTTAAGATCTACCCATCTTGTAAATGCTGATTCAAACTTTGACCTGAAAGTAATTGTTAAGCCTGAAATTCTTGGAGGATATGTTCTAAGAGTAGGTGACCAGCAGGTAGACGCGTCTGTGAAGACCAAACTGAACCAAGTTAAAAAAGATTTTCAATTAAATTAA
- a CDS encoding F0F1 ATP synthase subunit B, producing MELIHQFSSGLFIIQSVIFLALLFLLGKFAWKPILTSINDRETSIVDALNQAKLARKEMETLKEDNERIIREAKIERDAILKEAREIKDRIVGEAKDVAKAEGDKMIEAAKQTINAEKNAAMADIKTQIGTLSVNIAESILKQKLDNSEAQNELVQNYLNKSNLN from the coding sequence ATGGAATTAATTCATCAGTTTTCGTCAGGATTATTTATTATCCAGTCTGTAATTTTTCTAGCATTATTATTTTTGTTAGGTAAATTCGCTTGGAAACCTATTTTAACGTCTATCAATGACAGAGAAACATCTATTGTTGACGCTCTTAATCAAGCTAAATTAGCGAGAAAAGAAATGGAAACTTTAAAAGAGGATAACGAAAGAATCATTCGTGAAGCTAAAATCGAAAGAGATGCGATCCTTAAAGAAGCCAGAGAAATTAAAGACAGAATCGTAGGGGAAGCTAAAGATGTTGCTAAAGCTGAAGGAGACAAAATGATCGAAGCTGCAAAACAGACTATCAACGCTGAGAAAAATGCTGCTATGGCAGACATCAAAACTCAAATCGGTACTTTATCTGTAAACATTGCTGAATCTATCTTGAAACAGAAGCTAGACAACAGCGAAGCTCAAAACGAATTAGTTCAAAATTATTTAAACAAATCAAACCTTAACTAA